The Pseudomonas hefeiensis genomic sequence CAGCCAGTCTCGTGGGTGGATATCGACGCTGTTCTCCAATGTCGCGACGACCCAGTCGGGCAGCCATGACATATCGCGGTCCGAGAAATTGACTTCGCCTGCGATCAGCAACGCCAGGGTGGTACGCAGCGACGATTTGTCTGTCAATAATCGCTCTAGCAGTGCTTGGCAAGCGTCCGGGTCATCCAGTAGCACACGAAGATCGTTGGGCTTACTCAGCTTCAGCGAGGCCGGAAGCAGCGCAGACAAGGCCGGTAACGAGTCCATCCAGCGTTTTTGCACCTCCAGATCAATCCCTACGAAGTCCAGCGCCGGGGGCACAAGCGGCGCGTGATGGATAACCGTGGGTGTCAGGTAACGCAGGCGAAGGCTCATGATGTCCATAAAGAGCCGGTCACTGGCGCATAAAAACTCCACTGCAGGTGCGGTGCCCAGTATGGTTGATGGCGGTGGGCCGATAATGAACGTCGCATTGCGTCGATGGGGCAGGTGATGAATGTCGCCCCAGCTGTCGTTCAGGCAGTGGGCGAGCCAAGCCTGGGGAGTAGGGCCGTTGAACGGGTCCAGGTTCATGGGAACGCCAAAACCGTTGAACACCACGTGACCGAGGGGATTGAGGCGGCTCTTCAATAGTTGGTGGAATCCGTGATCAAACACGATCGGGGCATAAGCGCTCTGGGTGTAGAGGTCGACAATAATGACGTCGTACCGGTCGGGAGTGACGACCAGGAAGTGCGCGGCATCGGAGACCACGCTGTCAAAGTCGATATGCGCTGCAAGTCGGTTCCGGTTGTCGAGGCTGCGCACGAGCGCGGTCTCGTCCAGATCAACGGCCAACAGACTGGCCACTCTGGTGCTGGCTGCGATCGGCGCCAGCGCCACACCGTCCGAAAGCCCCAGCATCAGAACCGAGATTCGATCCTTGGACGGATCCCCCAGAAAACCGATACAGCTCATGTCGTCATAATACTGGCCGCAGAAGATCTGTTCATGTCGAGCAGGTTCAGGTCGATCCTTGAAGTCCGGCATGTTGAAAGGCAACTCCGTTTGTAAGAGGCAGGGGTACGGCGTGGCACGTCAGTGCGCAAACGCTTTGGGGTATTTGTCCAGATAGGCATCAGTGAGCTGCGTATCCTGGGAGCGCATGAACGTTTTGAAGTCGGGTACCAGGAAGACCAGCAGAGACAACAACAGCACCATGACGCCCAGCA encodes the following:
- a CDS encoding spermidine synthase encodes the protein MPDFKDRPEPARHEQIFCGQYYDDMSCIGFLGDPSKDRISVLMLGLSDGVALAPIAASTRVASLLAVDLDETALVRSLDNRNRLAAHIDFDSVVSDAAHFLVVTPDRYDVIIVDLYTQSAYAPIVFDHGFHQLLKSRLNPLGHVVFNGFGVPMNLDPFNGPTPQAWLAHCLNDSWGDIHHLPHRRNATFIIGPPPSTILGTAPAVEFLCASDRLFMDIMSLRLRYLTPTVIHHAPLVPPALDFVGIDLEVQKRWMDSLPALSALLPASLKLSKPNDLRVLLDDPDACQALLERLLTDKSSLRTTLALLIAGEVNFSDRDMSWLPDWVVATLENSVDIHPRDWLEGLFPYAYAVTTHRTRGDVSKVEGFRRALARLSTSVSLGRRDSDLI